In the genome of Ignavibacteriales bacterium, one region contains:
- a CDS encoding 50S ribosome-binding GTPase — MEKLQGIAVKRLVFVGRKKAGKAALIKQFSGQADSDLINGEAKLPGVIRLDPYDIDVILDSIDIEDLYEFKDEENIRQIKSLAASDFLIIVLDGTERITEEEKQLINLLRKLSIPHLAAVNKIEYGVNSELLTEIKSLRLVHFEISCKENVGIEALKAKLIRMLP, encoded by the coding sequence ATGGAAAAACTTCAGGGGATTGCGGTAAAACGACTTGTATTTGTCGGAAGAAAGAAAGCCGGCAAAGCTGCCTTGATAAAACAATTCAGCGGGCAAGCAGATTCTGATTTAATAAATGGAGAAGCAAAACTACCCGGCGTAATAAGACTTGACCCTTATGATATTGATGTAATACTTGACAGTATTGATATCGAAGATCTGTATGAATTTAAAGATGAAGAAAATATCAGGCAGATAAAATCTCTTGCCGCTTCAGATTTCCTTATAATTGTACTTGACGGCACGGAGCGTATCACAGAAGAAGAAAAACAACTTATTAATCTTCTGAGAAAATTATCTATTCCACATTTAGCCGCAGTTAATAAAATTGAGTATGGAGTTAATTCAGAACTCCTTACGGAAATAAAATCATTGAGACTTGTTCACTTCGAAATATCCTGTAAAGAAAATGTGGGCATTGAAGCGCTGAAAGCAAAACTCATACGAATGCTTCCCTGA
- the nuoE gene encoding NADH-quinone oxidoreductase subunit NuoE, translating to MHSEIFKNYEPKEKSGLIPLLQDVQNIYGYLPELALQEISDFLDIPLSRVYGVATFYNQFRLTPLGENVIKVCRGTACHVKSSANILFALETALKIKAGETTRDKKFTIEVVNCIGACSIAPVITVNEEYFGRISAKDVPAILKKFNKPAKQTEVVPEVKLA from the coding sequence ATGCATTCGGAAATATTCAAAAACTACGAACCTAAAGAGAAAAGCGGATTGATTCCTTTACTGCAGGATGTTCAGAATATCTACGGTTACTTACCTGAACTTGCTTTACAAGAAATATCAGACTTTTTAGATATACCGCTAAGCCGTGTTTACGGAGTAGCGACTTTTTATAACCAATTCAGATTAACTCCGCTTGGCGAAAACGTAATTAAAGTTTGCCGCGGAACAGCTTGTCACGTTAAAAGTTCTGCTAATATTTTATTTGCACTTGAAACAGCACTTAAAATAAAAGCGGGCGAAACCACAAGAGATAAAAAATTTACAATTGAAGTTGTGAACTGCATAGGAGCCTGTAGTATTGCACCTGTTATAACTGTTAATGAAGAATACTTCGGAAGGATTTCTGCGAAAGATGTTCCTGCTATTCTTAAAAAGTTTAACAAACCGGCTAAACAAACAGAAGTAGTTCCGGAGGTGAAATTAGCATGA